The uncultured Roseibium sp. genome contains a region encoding:
- a CDS encoding DUF2147 domain-containing protein: MTTCFKSEKATHLLRAAIVMSLLIGATPASAGLDAFAGDWITPAGATVRIGSCGETPCGRIVNFVPPPGFSVENTRDLKNQDTSKRTRKLLGLAVLYELREAGRNLQGRVYDPRRGFSADATVTASSRDRLTIKGCVRVIFKMCEKETWRRAR, translated from the coding sequence ATGACCACCTGTTTCAAATCCGAAAAGGCAACGCATCTGCTGCGGGCAGCGATTGTGATGTCACTGTTGATAGGTGCCACTCCCGCCAGTGCGGGGCTCGACGCCTTCGCCGGCGACTGGATTACACCTGCCGGAGCCACGGTGCGCATCGGCTCCTGCGGTGAAACCCCCTGCGGACGAATCGTCAACTTCGTTCCCCCGCCCGGCTTTTCCGTGGAAAACACCCGCGATCTCAAAAACCAGGACACTTCCAAGCGCACGCGAAAACTTCTCGGCCTCGCCGTGCTCTATGAGTTGAGGGAAGCAGGCCGCAACCTGCAGGGCCGCGTCTACGATCCCCGACGCGGCTTCAGCGCCGATGCTACCGTCACAGCGTCCTCACGCGACCGCCTGACCATCAAGGGCTGCGTCCGGGTCATCTTCAAGATGTGCGAAAAGGAAACCTGGCGCCGGGCGCGCTAG
- a CDS encoding BA14K family protein, protein MIITTWKSKLLKFAGSTLLGLSVIAMPMQADAEISTTSGSSVAATAPQAAPGTHIQLAQWGPPPPRWGRPPPPRWQRPPPPRWRHPPPPRYGPRYGAPPPRYHGSRAHVNWCLNRYKSYNPRTDQYLGYDGYYHRCRSPYR, encoded by the coding sequence ATGATTATTACCACCTGGAAATCCAAGTTACTCAAATTTGCAGGTTCCACGCTGTTGGGACTATCCGTCATTGCCATGCCCATGCAGGCAGACGCGGAAATCTCCACGACATCGGGGTCATCTGTGGCGGCAACCGCACCGCAGGCGGCCCCTGGAACCCATATCCAGCTGGCGCAGTGGGGTCCGCCACCGCCCCGTTGGGGACGCCCGCCCCCGCCGCGCTGGCAACGTCCGCCGCCACCCCGTTGGCGCCATCCGCCCCCGCCACGCTACGGCCCGCGCTACGGCGCTCCGCCGCCCCGTTACCACGGGTCGAGAGCTCATGTGAACTGGTGCCTGAACAGATACAAATCCTACAATCCCAGAACCGACCAGTATCTGGGGTATGACGGCTACTACCACCGTTGCCGCAGCCCCTACCGGTAA
- a CDS encoding amidohydrolase family protein, which produces MTERNPNPPYKRIATEEAWAPAEMIKLYRKEIEEKAINDPGFQSLWGFFSGDSPKAKAHHARIQDLDEIRLKDMDDSGIDIQVLSLTSPGVQIFDPATATSLATRFNDELAEGIARHPDRFVGLAAFSPLDPANAAKELERGVKKLDMRGGILNSHTLGTYMDDEKYWEVFEAAEALDVPIYLHPNTPSAQMIEPFLKRGLDAAVYGFACETGLHALRLMVAGLFDRFPKLQIILGHCGEALPFWLYRINYMHSHISVTGRYPDVGPLKRKAEEYLRENFLYTNSGVGWAPPVMFVRDVIGPDRMMYAMDYPWQFVPEEVAWMDDLPLDDAGKKQFYEDNARRVFKIKE; this is translated from the coding sequence ATGACCGAGAGAAACCCCAATCCACCCTACAAGCGCATCGCCACCGAAGAGGCCTGGGCACCAGCCGAGATGATCAAGCTCTACCGTAAGGAGATCGAGGAAAAGGCGATCAATGATCCCGGTTTCCAGTCGCTCTGGGGCTTCTTTTCCGGCGACAGCCCCAAGGCGAAGGCCCATCACGCCCGCATCCAGGATCTCGACGAGATTCGCCTGAAGGATATGGACGACAGCGGCATCGACATTCAGGTGCTGTCACTGACTTCCCCGGGCGTGCAGATCTTCGACCCGGCGACCGCCACGTCGCTCGCCACCCGGTTCAATGACGAACTCGCCGAAGGCATTGCGCGCCATCCGGACCGTTTCGTCGGTCTTGCCGCTTTCAGCCCGCTCGATCCGGCCAATGCGGCCAAAGAACTGGAACGCGGCGTGAAAAAGCTCGACATGCGCGGCGGCATCCTCAACTCCCACACGCTCGGCACCTATATGGACGACGAGAAATACTGGGAGGTCTTCGAGGCGGCGGAAGCCCTCGACGTGCCGATTTACCTGCATCCGAACACGCCGTCGGCCCAGATGATCGAGCCGTTTCTGAAACGCGGCCTCGATGCGGCCGTCTACGGCTTTGCCTGCGAAACAGGCCTGCACGCTCTGCGCCTGATGGTCGCCGGCCTGTTCGACCGCTTCCCGAAACTGCAGATCATCCTCGGCCACTGCGGCGAGGCCCTGCCCTTCTGGCTCTACCGCATCAATTACATGCATAGCCACATCTCCGTCACCGGCCGCTATCCCGACGTCGGCCCGCTGAAGCGGAAAGCCGAAGAGTATCTACGCGAGAACTTCCTCTACACCAACAGCGGCGTCGGCTGGGCCCCGCCGGTGATGTTCGTCCGCGACGTTATCGGCCCGGACCGGATGATGTACGCCATGGACTACCCCTGGCAGTTCGTTCCGGAAGAAGTCGCCTGGATGGACGACCTGCCGCTCGACGACGCAGGTAAGAAACAGTTCTACGAAGACAACGCGCGGCGGGTGTTCAAGATAAAAGAGTAA
- a CDS encoding TRAP transporter fused permease subunit — protein sequence MTVRFPAVATLVAALTALGILWLLDVPRHLGFVVLTEQYLALMIGLATLAGLVTVPLKGNALLRSLDWILGLACLASWLWLAHNYEAWLLDPVNRGPEKWIPAVIALFGILEATRRHCGAVLALLGVAFIAYGLFGHLAPGIFSAAEMAPARFTLYLYNDTNGVLGLVLRVGATQILGFIVFGAVLNAVGGSQLLTDLAMASMGHRRGGPAKVAILASSLFGTLSGSTVANVMSTGIVTIPMMKRSGFPARYAAAIEAVASNGGQIAPPVMGATAFVIAEFLQVSYADVVLAALLPAVAYYVMLYLQVDRYAAVHGLEGAPRSELPPLGKSLIRSWPLLLPLGVLMYFLFGLGYAPGKAALYAAFVAYGFHLVMAPRGAPRFSLLFEIARTAGKTMVPVLLVCAVAGIIIGTINVTGLGFALTLALGKIAQVGGVLPLLAVTALIAVILGVGMPTTGVYVVVSVLLAPALVKAGIGLMSAHLFIFYFGLLSMLTPPVAIASYAAASLAQSDMWRTGVTGVQLAIVAYLIPFVFAFNPALLFDGTWEEIAVSCLSVGAGGIILAEVLAWKGAYGGGWRRLAMAVAALFIGGSSALFGAAAIATLAVALAALPLIWILRRFSAGHVKAAPATSSP from the coding sequence ATGACCGTGCGATTTCCGGCGGTGGCCACCCTCGTGGCCGCTCTGACCGCCCTTGGCATCCTGTGGCTGCTCGACGTACCCCGGCACTTGGGCTTCGTCGTCCTCACAGAGCAGTATCTGGCGCTGATGATCGGACTGGCGACGCTCGCCGGACTGGTAACCGTCCCGCTGAAGGGCAACGCCCTATTACGGTCTCTCGACTGGATCCTTGGCCTTGCCTGCCTCGCCTCGTGGCTGTGGCTTGCTCACAACTACGAGGCCTGGCTACTCGACCCGGTCAACCGCGGTCCGGAAAAATGGATCCCCGCCGTTATTGCTCTCTTTGGCATTCTGGAGGCCACACGGCGGCACTGTGGAGCGGTGCTGGCGCTTTTGGGCGTAGCCTTCATCGCCTATGGCCTGTTCGGCCATCTGGCGCCAGGCATCTTTTCAGCCGCCGAAATGGCGCCGGCCCGCTTCACCCTTTATCTCTACAACGACACCAACGGCGTCCTCGGTCTTGTGCTGCGGGTCGGCGCCACCCAGATCCTCGGCTTCATCGTCTTTGGCGCGGTCCTGAACGCCGTCGGCGGCAGCCAGCTCCTGACCGACCTCGCCATGGCTTCCATGGGCCACCGGCGCGGCGGCCCGGCCAAAGTGGCGATCCTGGCGTCCAGTCTGTTCGGCACTCTGTCGGGCTCCACCGTCGCCAATGTCATGAGCACCGGCATCGTCACCATTCCGATGATGAAACGCTCCGGCTTTCCCGCCCGCTATGCGGCGGCCATCGAGGCCGTCGCCTCCAACGGCGGCCAGATCGCCCCGCCGGTCATGGGCGCCACCGCCTTCGTCATTGCCGAATTCCTGCAGGTCTCCTATGCGGACGTGGTGCTCGCCGCTCTGCTGCCAGCCGTCGCCTATTACGTCATGCTCTATCTGCAGGTCGACCGCTACGCTGCCGTCCACGGTCTGGAAGGCGCGCCCCGGTCCGAACTGCCACCGCTCGGCAAGAGCCTTATCCGCTCGTGGCCGCTGCTCCTGCCCCTCGGCGTGCTGATGTATTTCCTGTTCGGCCTCGGCTACGCGCCGGGCAAGGCCGCCCTCTACGCCGCCTTCGTCGCCTACGGTTTCCACCTCGTCATGGCCCCGCGCGGCGCCCCGCGCTTTTCTCTCCTGTTCGAGATTGCCCGCACAGCCGGCAAGACCATGGTGCCCGTGCTGCTGGTCTGCGCCGTTGCCGGCATCATCATCGGCACCATCAATGTCACCGGCCTCGGCTTCGCCCTGACCCTGGCGCTGGGCAAGATCGCCCAGGTCGGCGGCGTCCTGCCGCTGCTCGCGGTCACGGCCCTGATCGCGGTCATCCTCGGCGTCGGCATGCCGACCACCGGCGTCTATGTGGTGGTCTCCGTGCTGCTGGCGCCTGCACTGGTCAAGGCCGGCATCGGCCTCATGTCCGCCCACCTCTTCATCTTCTACTTCGGCCTGCTGTCCATGCTGACCCCGCCGGTCGCCATCGCGTCTTATGCGGCGGCCTCGCTTGCCCAGAGTGACATGTGGCGCACCGGCGTCACCGGCGTGCAGCTTGCGATCGTCGCCTACCTCATCCCCTTCGTCTTCGCCTTCAACCCGGCACTGCTTTTCGACGGCACCTGGGAGGAGATCGCGGTTTCCTGCCTGAGCGTGGGTGCCGGCGGCATCATCCTCGCCGAGGTGCTCGCCTGGAAGGGCGCATACGGCGGCGGCTGGAGACGGCTTGCCATGGCGGTCGCGGCGCTTTTCATCGGCGGCAGCAGCGCCCTCTTCGGCGCTGCCGCAATAGCGACACTCGCCGTCGCGCTCGCCGCCTTGCCCCTGATCTGGATCCTGCGCCGCTTTTCCGCCGGCCACGTGAAGGCGGCACCGGCGACGTCAAGCCCCTAG
- a CDS encoding TAXI family TRAP transporter solute-binding subunit has translation MNLRRTAALALAGALSFYTASAMTASAAGRLTLGTNPQGSIYYTIGGGIAAALQDKLSRQVTVQPFTGSSVYLPLISAGEVNMGLNSSLDLGGARRGENGKPLENLRVLARIWPLKVAFVTRANEGLTKVSDLKGKRVVTDFSALAAMSKFNKMMLELGGLKTDDVDPVTTAGLGPGMAQLTENSLDATSVAVGIPLTQQAQASIPGGIRYLSIEGKDATSAKADALYPGMYLVTVKPSKRLPEVTEPVTVGGFDVFLTVSADMPDADATAIVEAFYDALPQLKKDYPPLGAASQEKLSAPSNTVPYHPAAVAFYKSKGLWSDENTARDAALNKN, from the coding sequence ATGAATCTGCGCCGCACCGCTGCGCTGGCTCTTGCCGGCGCATTGAGTTTTTATACCGCCTCGGCCATGACCGCATCCGCCGCAGGCCGGCTGACGCTCGGAACCAACCCGCAAGGCTCGATCTATTACACCATCGGTGGCGGCATCGCCGCTGCCCTGCAGGATAAGCTCAGCCGTCAGGTCACCGTTCAGCCCTTCACCGGGTCGTCCGTCTACCTGCCGCTGATCAGCGCGGGCGAAGTCAACATGGGGCTCAATTCCAGCCTCGACCTCGGCGGCGCGCGCCGGGGCGAAAACGGCAAGCCGCTTGAGAACCTGCGCGTGCTCGCCCGCATTTGGCCGCTGAAAGTCGCTTTCGTCACCCGCGCGAACGAAGGTCTCACCAAGGTGTCGGACCTGAAAGGCAAACGGGTCGTCACCGACTTCAGCGCGCTCGCCGCCATGAGCAAGTTCAACAAGATGATGCTGGAGCTTGGAGGCCTGAAGACAGATGACGTCGACCCGGTGACCACCGCCGGCCTTGGGCCGGGCATGGCCCAGCTCACCGAGAACAGCCTCGACGCCACGTCCGTTGCCGTCGGCATTCCGCTGACCCAGCAGGCACAAGCCTCCATCCCCGGCGGTATCCGCTATCTCTCCATCGAGGGCAAGGATGCCACCAGCGCAAAAGCCGACGCGCTTTATCCCGGTATGTATCTGGTGACCGTGAAGCCGTCCAAGCGCCTGCCCGAGGTGACCGAACCGGTCACGGTCGGCGGTTTCGACGTGTTTCTGACGGTCAGCGCCGACATGCCGGATGCGGATGCCACGGCCATCGTCGAGGCGTTCTACGACGCTCTGCCCCAGCTCAAGAAGGACTATCCGCCGCTCGGCGCCGCGTCCCAGGAAAAGCTGTCGGCACCGTCCAACACCGTGCCCTATCACCCGGCCGCAGTCGCTTTCTACAAGTCGAAAGGCCTGTGGAGCGATGAGAATACGGCCCGTGATGCGGCGCTGAACAAGAACTGA
- a CDS encoding LysR family transcriptional regulator, producing MNIETRLTLKQLRAFVAVYRLGKLAGAADELGVSLSAVSALIRQIEETLNTRLFDRSTRTLAPTRAADEAFGIAERILQDVVTLGSNFRDLSEGSRGRVHLAATPATAATLLPRTARRFSQQYGNIELVLDDCAPSQFLPHIVSERVEMGIGTPAPAGAGCDNRLILSDALQVVCAEDHPIAARAEVRWRDLADVQLITFRGGPYGVRDLVDRTLMQVGAKPEVAHEVGFLETAAWMAASGLGVAILPAALAAMHRHQGLATRPLVAPDVSRSIALVTKKGRSLSPSCKLFVDMVVEDIGNVG from the coding sequence ATGAATATTGAGACCCGTCTCACTCTTAAACAGCTCCGGGCCTTTGTCGCGGTCTATCGGCTCGGCAAGCTCGCCGGCGCGGCGGACGAACTGGGCGTATCGCTGTCGGCCGTCAGTGCCCTGATCCGTCAGATCGAGGAGACGCTGAACACGCGCCTGTTCGATCGCAGTACCCGGACGCTGGCGCCGACTCGTGCCGCCGACGAGGCCTTCGGTATCGCGGAGCGGATTCTTCAGGACGTGGTCACGCTCGGCAGCAATTTCCGCGACCTGTCGGAGGGCAGCCGCGGCCGTGTGCATCTGGCGGCTACGCCGGCGACTGCCGCAACCCTGTTGCCGCGCACTGCCCGCCGCTTCTCCCAGCAGTACGGCAATATCGAACTGGTGCTCGACGACTGCGCGCCGAGTCAGTTCCTGCCTCACATCGTCTCGGAACGGGTGGAAATGGGCATCGGCACACCGGCTCCAGCGGGGGCTGGCTGCGACAACCGCCTGATCCTGTCGGACGCGTTGCAGGTGGTTTGTGCGGAAGACCATCCGATCGCAGCACGGGCAGAGGTGCGCTGGCGGGACCTTGCGGATGTGCAGCTCATCACCTTTCGCGGCGGCCCCTATGGCGTGCGCGATCTTGTCGACCGCACGCTGATGCAGGTTGGCGCCAAGCCGGAGGTCGCCCATGAGGTCGGTTTCCTGGAAACGGCCGCGTGGATGGCGGCCAGCGGTCTCGGGGTCGCCATCCTGCCGGCCGCGCTTGCGGCCATGCACCGCCATCAGGGGCTCGCCACCCGCCCGCTTGTCGCCCCCGATGTCAGCCGCAGCATCGCTCTGGTGACCAAGAAGGGCCGGTCTCTGTCACCGTCCTGCAAGCTGTTTGTCGACATGGTGGTGGAGGATATCGGGAATGTGGGGTGA